The following proteins come from a genomic window of Pichia kudriavzevii chromosome 1, complete sequence:
- a CDS encoding uncharacterized protein (PKUD0A10440; similar to Saccharomyces cerevisiae YHR082C (KSP1); ancestral locus Anc_5.376) yields the protein MSTGASDYTNYLHGGLLHNRYLRVKGLNEGSFGIVSIAKDTKNNDKLVAVKYNTGILSDFQAYQEKTKKGETKKDNLDIRSISLDSKTTSLLKPNQTYSHTENSDKDISKSIVLRETKQEILMLKKVDSHPNITTLIDYFDTFMVMEYAPRGDLHDAIQLGIAPVATRDVIDVFMQLISAVEYCHKNGVYHRDIKPENILIAEDWSIKLTDFGLATDLLICDDFDVGSERYMAPELLEHSDIETYAADKVDIWSLGIVLLNIVFGKSPFKSASSKDKMFLYFAANRETLFDIFPFMSYDLFSVMINSLALDPANRDLEMIKRSLLSVDVLTYDNEFVEEAEDLKGIPLVEEPSEADQAAEDFAATQTYDEVSSFDSKDTGVNGKLNTHDISSGDKQKAALSKVESTSTQASSQSSSSSHSSNSSHIESTKCSVSPNPTIIIKSDSETMQSIDDLVESEKDTTEDFPKIKPISINKKYEPPHKLLSSTSLSKYMQEIKKCTRQSNNKNREYRHKRFNGGNRKPLRVAGQSNGIKLQDTSRAYIYENFKDDSLDFNRKDFFTPRSAFTSYMEKANKGKLQWQQKGHHYRSSYLQNGNHNKNSRYNYNNYNYYNGNNNHGHNRRAWKKRKRRESHLNTANNYIGNFKNYRGSFHKANNYHSKNSRKEWYDRHEGSNSNKQGRRYSSTLTDLVRLSSSMRSSIDGKYVPPNMRLTQEQLTGSAIFSDDEEDEEEDDYLTDNIKYDGKRNNDSPDAINSNDSDEDDFTFEFEQAETYSKNRGQPTSEPTLKSDLYNQVQSTAMNLLNKQFSEYRIFDDKHSPLSRDGSNATTVSYNQSSAGSNINDTITKGYRKYVPPHQRRSSHSGTDSIEHKVKFNLGTNNFMDKLNNNFSGSVSSSAPTKSSSFFMHNYQQPAPPDSSSLQKMFEPHELLLDEGAGHKDKDEQLDDLFEIEER from the coding sequence ATGTCAACTGGAGCATCTGATTACACCAATTACTTACACGGAGGTCTTTTGCATAACAGATACCTCAGAGTAAAAGGCCTAAATGAAGGTTCCTTTGGAATTGTCTCAATTGCAAAAGACACCAAAAACAATGATAAGCTAGTTGCAGTAAAATACAATACAGGTATATTAAGTGATTTCCAAGCATATCAAGagaaaacgaaaaaagGTGAAACTAAGAAAGATAACCTTGATATTAGATCGATTAGCCTAGATTCCAAGACAACATCTCTTTTGaaaccaaatcaaacttATTCTCACACTGAGAATTCAGATAAGGATATAAGTAAGTCCATTGTCTTGAGGGAgacaaaacaagaaattttgatgttgaagaaagtTGATTCACATCCAAATATCACCACCTTGATTGATTATTTCGATACGTTTATGGTCATGGAATATGCACCAAGAGGTGATTTACATGATGCAATCCAATTGGGTATAGCACCGGTTGCAACTAGGgatgttattgatgtttttaTGCAGTTAATTAGCGCAGTTGAGTATTGTCATAAAAACGGCGTGTACCATCGGGACATAAAGCCCGAAAACATCCTAATTGCGGAAGACTGGTCCATCAAATTGACGGACTTTGGTTTGGCTACTGACCTTTTGATAtgtgatgattttgatgtgGGCAGTGAAAGATATATGGCACCGGAGTTACTGGAGCATTCTGACATTGAGACTTATGCTGCTGACAAAGTCGATATATGGTCACTTGGTATTGTTTTGTTGAACATTGTGTTTGGTAAATCTCCATTTAAATCAGCAAGCTCAAAAGACAAGATGTTTTTATACTTTGCTGCCAACAGGGAGACActatttgatatttttccaTTCATGAGTTatgatttattttcagtTATGATCAATTCGTTGGCTTTAGATCCAGCAAATAGAGATTTAGAGATGATAAAAAGGTCTCTACTAAGCGTTGATGTGTTAACTTATGATAATGAATTCGTGGAGGAAGCCGAGGACTTAAAGGGGATACCTCTTGTTGAGGAACCAAGTGAAGCCGATCAAGCTGCTGAGGATTTTGCTGCTACCCAAACTTATGACGAAGTTTCATCTTTTGATAGTAAAGATACTGGTGTTAACGGAAAATTAAACACTCATGATATTTCAAGTGGAGACAAACAAAAAGCTGCGCTTTCTAAGGTAGAGTCCACTTCAACTCAAGCATCATCTCAGtcatcatcctcttcacattcttccaattcttctCATATTGAATCCACAAAGTGTAGTGTGTCCCCAAACCCTACAATTATAATTAAAAGCGATTCAGAAACTATGCAGTCGATTGACGATCTGGTAGAATCAGAGAAGGACACAACTGAAGATTTCCCAAAAATTAAACCAATCtcaatcaacaagaaataTGAACCTCCACACAAACTTTTATCTTCCACTTCTTTGAGTAAGTACATgcaagaaatcaaaaagtgTACTAGGCAATCCAACAATAAGAATAGGGAATACAGACATAAAAGGTTTAATGGTGGTAACCGTAAACCATTAAGAGTGGCCGGACAAAGCAATGGAATTAAGTTACAGGATACTAGCAGGGCTTACAtttatgaaaattttaaagaTGATTCacttgatttcaatagAAAAGATTTTTTTACTCCAAGATCTGCTTTTACCTCTTATATGGAGAAGGCCAATAAGGGTAAACTGCAATGGCAGCAGAAGGGCCATCACTATAGATCTTCATATTTACAGAATGGAAATCACAACAAAAATTCTCGCTACAACTACAATAACTACAACTATTATAATGGTAATAATAACCATGGTCATAATAGAAGAGCATggaagaaaaggaagagaAGAGAGAGCCATTTAAACACAGCGAACAATTATATCggaaacttcaaaaactaTAGAGGAAGTTTCCATAAGGCTAACAattatcattcaaaaaatagTAGAAAGGAGTGGTATGATAGACATGAAGGCTCAAATTCTAATAAGCAAGGCCGCAGatattcatcaactttAACTGATTTGGTCCGTCTAAGTAGTTCGATGAGATCGTCTATAGATGGGAAGTATGTTCCTCCCAATATGCGTTTAACTCAGGAACAGCTGACTGGTTCTGCAATATtttctgatgatgaggaagacgaagaagaagacgacTATCTAACTGATAACATCAAATACGACGGGAAGAGAAACAACGATAGCCCGGACGCTATCAACAGCAATGACtcagatgaagatgatttcACTTTTGAGTTTGAGCAAGCAGAAACATACAGCAAAAACCGTGGCCAACCAACAAGTGAACCTACGTTGAAAAGTGACCTTTATAATCAGGTTCAGTCCACCGCTATGAATTTACTGAATAAACAGTTTTCAGAATATAGAATATTTGATGATAAACATTCACCCTTATCTAGAGATGGTTCTAATGCTACTACCGTTTCCTATAACCAATCAAGTGCTGGTTCAAACATTAATGATACCATTACGAAAGGCTATAGGAAATATGTTCCTCCtcatcaaagaagaagttcCCATTCAGGTACTGACTCAATTGAGCATAAGGTGAAATTTAATTTGGGCACAAACAACTTCATGGATAAGTTGAACAATAACTTCAGCGGCTCTGTTTCCTCTTCTGCTCCGACCAAATCAAGTTCCTTTTTTATGCACAACTATCAACAACCGGCACCGCCAGATTCTTCGTCGTTGCAGAAAATGTTTGAGCCTCAtgagttgttgttggatgAGGGTGCAGGTCACAAGGATAAAGATGAACAGTTGGATGATTTGtttgagattgaagaaaggTAA
- a CDS encoding uncharacterized protein (PKUD0A10450; similar to Saccharomyces cerevisiae YLR002C (NOC3); ancestral locus Anc_5.222) yields MGKRRVKRASELRNVKRRKEEDSKLQSSVFSRVEDDISDIEVDDQNEEYMEVPEEIEDEEAEDYERIPRAFNDPDANGEEGLPIRRSDGTLQRRIIMKTSKPTNDEAANDEEDGVSGEEEAEDPETREEKQRPGAGEEFDEEADESYKGLTPEEKVIKTKEDIAEMAQNLIENPEENILQLSRLRRMSNSKNPLTAKLAILAMVPVFKSIAPSYHIRALSESEKKEKVSREVAKLRLFEQHLVLNYKHYVELLAEKAAKFSTQPKVTSLDAEMGIIASNAACELASALRYFNFRKEVLKIITRRVMKKPQNEHELKVFKKCVSTLEELLVEDSSNGDISLELVVLLSKSIRRRAFNVDESIINILLSLTVLNDYSPNSRENDDSPKLKKKDRIHLSKKERKQLKERKLIDKEMREAEQAVTAEQREKNQAQILKMLLLFYLEILKARPVKLMAAVLESLSRFGHMVNIDLMGDFLQVMREIAEEILINKDLNSNEVRQVLLCIITSFSLVANLPSRKVVVDLNKFVDYLYSLLPNLSLDTEIEFSHKTLRLMDPLSSELNIKPSVNVSTKAELLLRCLNAIFFNSKSGSSKRALAFTKRLYLAALHLPEKSSVASMKFIDKLIGRYDDIKTLYSTEDRVQNGIYNAEIDETERANTEVAVLWENVLLDKHYATNVAMGARHLFKNAK; encoded by the coding sequence ATGGGAAAGAGAAGAGTCAAGAGAGCGTCAGAGCTGAGAAACGTCAAGCGGAGGAAGGAGGAAGATTCCAAGCTTCAGTCTTCTGTCTTTTCaagagttgaagatgatatttcAGACATTGAAGTAGACGACCAAAATGAGGAGTATATGGAAGTGCCAGAGGAAATTGAGGACGAAGAGGCCGAGGATTACGAGCGGATCCCTAGAGCGTTCAACGATCCTGATGCCAATGGGGAGGAAGGATTACCAATTCGTAGATCAGATGGTACTTTGCAGAGACGGATCATTATGAAAACATCGAAACCCACGAACGATGAAGCGGCGaatgatgaggaagatggTGTTTCTGGTGAGGAGGAGGCGGAAGATCCTGAAACCAGAGAGGAGAAGCAAAGGCCCGGCGCTGGTGAAGAATTTGACGAGGAAGCTGATGAGTCTTACAAAGGGCTAACGCCAGAGGAGAAAGTCATCAAGACCAAGGAGGACATTGCCGAGATGGCTCAGAACCTCATTGAAAACCCAGAGGAGAACATTTTACAGTTGTCAAGATTGAGGAGGATGTCTAATTCCAAGAATCCATTGACAGCTAAACTTGCAATATTGGCAATGGTTcctgttttcaaaagtatAGCACCATCGTATCATATCAGGGCCTTGTCGGAATCtgagaagaaggagaaagtcAGCAGAGAAGTTGCAAAATTAAGACTCTTTGAGCAGCATTTGGTGTTGAACTACAAACATTATGTTGAACTACTGGCTGAAAAGGCAGCAAAGTTTTCAACACAGCCCAAGGTTACGTCATTGGACGCAGAGATGGGTATCATCGCAAGTAATGCAGCCTGTGAGTTGGCCTCTGCCTTAAGGTATTTCAACTTCCGGAAGGAAGTTCTCAAGATCATCACTAGAAGAGTAATGAAAAAACCACAAAATGAACATGAATTAAAAGTCTTCAAAAAGTGTGTATCAACATTGGAAGAGCTCTTAGTTGAAGACTCATCTAATGGTGATATCTCTTTAGAACTGGTTGTTCTTTTGTCCAAAAGTATAAGGAGGAGAGCTTTCAACGTTGATGAGTCtattatcaacattttaCTCTCTTTAACCGTCTTGAATGATTATTCACCAAATTCCAGGgaaaatgatgattctCCAAAACTCAAGAAAAAAGATAGAATCCATTTGAGtaagaaggaaagaaagCAGCTGAAGGAACGTAAATTGATCGATAAGGAAATGAGAGAGGCAGAACAAGCTGTTACTGCTGAGCAAAGGGAGAAAAACCAAGCTCAGATACTCAAAATGTTATTACTCTTTTATTTGGAAATCCTAAAAGCAAGACCGGTAAAATTAATGGCTGCAGTTTTGGAAAGTTTGTCAAGGTTTGGACATATGGTGAATATAGACTTGATGGGTGATTTCCTACAGGTTATGAGAGAAATTGCAGAAGAAATATTAATCAATAAAGATTTGAACAGCAATGAGGTGAGGCAGGTTCTATTGTGCATTATAACATCTTTCTCCTTGGTTGCCAATCTGCCATCAAGGaaggttgttgttgatttgaacAAGTTCGTCGATTACTTGTATTCTTTATTGCCAAACTTGTCCCTCGACACAGAAATTGAGTTTTCACATAAGACATTGAGACTTATGGATCCATTATCCTCGGAGTTGAATATTAAACCCTCTGTGAATGTCTCAACCAAGGCAGAGTTACTATTGAGATGCTTAAATGccatctttttcaattccaagAGTGGATCTAGTAAGCGTGCATTGGCTTTCACCAAAAGACTCTATCTAGCAGCATTGCATTTACCTGAAAAATCATCCGTTGCCTCGATGAAgtttattgataaactGATTGGCAGATACGATGATATTAAAACCTTGTACTCTACTGAAGATAGAGTTCAAAATGGCATTTATAATGCTGAAATTGACGAAACTGAAAGAGCAAATACTGAAGTTGCTGTTCTGTGGGAAAATGTTCTTTTAGATAAACACTATGCTACCAATGTTGCAATGGGCGCAAGACATTTATTTAAAAATGCAAAATAG
- a CDS encoding uncharacterized protein (PKUD0A10460; similar to Saccharomyces cerevisiae YGR193C (PDX1); ancestral locus Anc_5.153) — protein MLNISVRAATRGVRSLSVGGYRRIHQSRSLLAAHAYGMPAMSPTMESGAIVEWKVKEGDKFNSGDTLLDIETDKATISVDAIDDGIVAKILLPDGTKDIDVGTPIAIFADEGDDLAELEYPDIEKKTDKAEPAPAPAPASSAAPTASVEAKASETKEESKSFASTSANTSQHFLPSVELLLEQNHISREDALSKITATGPSGRILKGDVLAYLGSIKPESNTTLAEYLEKTSHLDLSNIKLREGDSGAPTKETETPKQKVKEPVTITKLYSIAEDVGYPQLRRFRGEIDELIELAEQEAYAHKYEPDSELDDPLFDDLVAPPRNAGRFTVDYKVNFEDDQASSLDLTVTLNEKCYDAQEKADYFVSKFTEYLEANHERHNDI, from the coding sequence ATGTTGAACATTTCAGTCAGAGCAGCAACAAGAGGCGTCCGCTCTCTATCTGTGGGCGGCTATAGGAGGATCCATCAGAGTCGGTCGTTGTTGGCGGCACATGCTTATGGCATGCCGGCAATGTCGCCAACTATGGAGTCGGGTGCTATAGTTGAATGGAAAGTCAAGGAGGGCGACAAGTTCAATTCGGGCGATACTCTATTAGATATTGAAACAGACAAGGCTACGATTTCTGTGGATGCGATTGATGATGGCATTGTTGCCAAAATCTTGTTGCCAGATGGAACTAAAGATATCGATGTCGGTACTCCGATTGCCATTTTTGCAGATGAAGGCGACGATTTAGCCGAATTGGAATATCctgatattgaaaagaagacCGACAAGGCAGAACCGGCGccagcaccagcaccagcGTCATCAGCGGCACCAACAGCAAGTGTCGAGGCTAAGGCGTCtgaaaccaaagaagaatcAAAGAGCTTTGCTTCTACAAGTGCAAATACTTCTCAACATTTCTTACCTTCTGTTGAATTGTTACTAGAGCAGAATCATATTTCGAGAGAAGACGCTTTGTCAAAGATCACAGCCACGGGCCCATCAGGTAGAATCTTAAAAGGTGACGTGTTGGCATATTTGGGATCCATCAAACCGGAAAGCAATACCACCTTGGCAGAATACCTTGAGAAGACGTCGCATTTGGACCTATCAAATATCAAACTCAGAGAAGGTGACAGTGGAGCACCAACTAAGGAAACCGAGACGCCAAAGCAAAAGGTTAAGGAACCAGTAACCATCACAAAATTATATTCAATTGCCGAAGATGTTGGCTATCCTCAATTGAGACGGTTTAGGGGCGAAATCGACGAACTTATAGAGTTGGCAGAGCAAGAGGCATATGCACATAAATATGAACCAGATTCGGAGCTTGATGATCCGTTGTTTGACGATCTTGTTGCACCTCCAAGAAACGCTGGTAGATTCACAGTCGACTATAAGgttaattttgaagacGACCAAGCTTCATCGCTTGACTTAACTGTAACattgaatgaaaaatgCTATGATGCCCAAGAAAAGGCTGATTATTTTGTCTCCAAGTTTACCGAATACCTTGAAGCCAACCACGAGAGACACAACGATATATAA
- a CDS encoding uncharacterized protein (PKUD0A10470; similar to Saccharomyces cerevisiae YMR262W; ancestral locus Anc_8.814), translating to MSPIDRYDSHCHFSPRITEEVFTKEVVPHLMNQEWPINLMMTNHIDEPLVTTLVDMNPNVMANVGIHPWFTHLYTFEADISKEDHYHKVLEKYSKNWKYDHPITEFTRFLPDPIPIHATLKRFKATLLGCSFVNVGEIGIDKSARVPRCGFLGNTETGDIAGLSNYKVSMEHQLRVLLAILDIVAEVGVKSVSIHCVNAHGILYDVLKPLNFANKIPRIVMHSYSGSVEMAKMLLKLKNVDIWFGLSDYVNLGRSNIREIVFCTREKLLVETDLGVDTMGESHGKTIDLVVSKLEALGVDRNTLMDNWIRFNSH from the coding sequence ATGTCTCCAATTGACAGATACGATTCACACTGCCACTTTTCCCCCAGAATTACTGAGGAAGTTTTTACAAAAGAGGTGGTTCCACACTTAATGAATCAAGAATGGCCGATTAATCTAATGATGACCAATCATATCGATGAGCCACTAGTAACAACATTAGTTGACATGAATCCAAACGTAATGGCAAATGTTGGAATCCATCCATGGTTCACGCATTTATATACATTTGAGGCGGACATTTCAAAGGAGGACCACTACCATAAGgttcttgaaaaatattcCAAGAATTGGAAGTACGATCACCCGATAACAGAATTCACACGTTTTCTGCCCGATCCTATACCAATACATGCAACTTTGAAGAGGTTCAAAGCGACATTGCTTGGATGTAGTTTTGTGAATGTAGGTGAGATAGGAATTGATAAAAGTGCTCGGGTTCCTAGGTGTGGCTTTTTAGGGAACACGGAAACTGGCGACATTGCAGGTCTGTCAAACTACAAAGTTTCCATGGAACACCAGCTGAGAGTTTTACTGGCGATTCTTGATATTGTGGCGGAAGTTGGTGTGAAGAGTGTTTCGATACACTGTGTGAATGCGCATGGGATACTATACGATGTCCTGAAGCCACTGAATTTTGCCAATAAGATACCCCGGATCGTGATGCATTCGTATAGCGGGAGTGTAGAAATGGCGAAGATGCTgctgaagttgaaaaatgtgGATATTTGGTTTGGACTCAGTGATTATGTGAATCTCGGGAGGAGCAATATCAGGGAGATTGTCTTTTGCACCAGAGAGAAACTCCTTGTGGAAACTGACCTTGGCGTTGATACGATGGGTGAGAGCCACGGGAAAACCATTGACCTTGTAGTTTCTAAGTTGGAAGCGTTGGGTGTGGATAGGAATACGTTGATGGATAACTGGATACGTTTTAATTCACACTAA
- a CDS encoding uncharacterized protein (PKUD0A10480), with amino-acid sequence MDTSTPPPSYSVSEYLHQPPEYTPSVRHLSLVYLVDETHNDYMPSRGSPLPLLFEINSTQINFYNLKPQYARIVAYLFNDLNSSLVDPNLNVKSSKPYSKLNVLGHGIGSSTNLFSNFSCSDYDLQTPLSLQSPKPTHLSRPTSRNSSFSSISSIFSSRTQPNLPSSASLASSSSSTSFHAQKVPNEPPVPTSSISKFLDRFSLKKISSPLGKSPSFDEIVDYSKVSLSEKERNSQDLLHIYNLINWKPDIKDILDYEYTPQDAQLLNLKEGLYKSFSLQELSNFGNASDFHNKPFSLRLIFPTSQFVLVSYNARLYTTIFYKLNIARELSLDIDLRVPCPIDFCVPRRSRGSRNNRRTRRRIRASTSNSFSSLRSFGSNNANACTSGNLVSRMRTNSLLNDDLDDDDELDLTFMAQQEQEHSNRADATVQYQGQTQDHALNSGIPPHPVILEEDEVLSLLNDQILSLEPAQNVVSITSGVSSHTLSSTSVFSAAQVERSSTRITEFTDATTLSPISSRNESINIDTDNDVNYENTKLPIETDSNAEYRELVFAVRCIKSCKNKSKAWL; translated from the coding sequence ATGGATACCTCTACCCCACCTCCCAGTTATAGCGTCTCAGAATACCTTCACCAACCGCCGGAGTACACCCCCTCGGTTCGCCATCTCTCCCTTGTATATCTTGTCGACGAAACACACAATGATTACATGCCCTCTCGGGGGAGTCCCCTCCCGTTGCTTTTCGAGATAAACTCAACCCAGATCAATTTCTACAACCTCAAACCTCAATATGCAAGAATCGTGGCATACCTCTTCAACGACCTAAACTCGTCCCTGGTGGATCCAAATTTAAATGTAAAGTCCTCAAAACCTTACTCTAAATTGAACGTACTGGGACACGGTATTGGCTCTTCAACGAACCTCTTCTCTAACTTCTCATGCTCAGATTACGATCTTCAAACTCCTTTATCACTACAATCTCCAAAACCAACTCATTTATCTAGACCTACCTCGAGAAATTCGTCCTTCTCCTCCATTTCCTCCATCTTCTCCTCTAGGACACAGCCAAACTTGCCGTCCTCAGCCTCTCTGGCctcatcatcgtcatctaCATCTTTCCACGCCCAAAAAGTTCCAAATGAACCCCCGGTCCCCACTAGCTCAATCTCAAAATTCCTTGATAGGTTTAGCTTGAAGAAAATCTCTTCACCTCTAGGTAAATCACCAtcttttgatgaaattgtcGATTATTCTAAAGTCTCCTTGtctgaaaaggaaagaaacTCGCAGGATTTGCTACACATCTACAACTTGATCAATTGGAAACCAGATATAAAGGATATCTTGGATTATGAATACACTCCTCAAGATGCCCAActcttgaatttgaaagaagGTTTATACAAATCGTTTTCGTTACAGGAACTGTCAAATTTTGGTAACGCCTCAGATTTCCATAATAAACCATTCTCTTTAAGGTTGATTTTCCCCACGAGCCAGTTTGTTTTGGTATCTTACAACGCAAGATTATACACTACCATCTTCTACAAACTGAACATTGCAAGAGAACTAAGTTTAGACATTGACTTGAGGGTCCCTTGTCCAATCGATTTTTGTGTTCCAAGAAGATCCAGAGGATCTAGAAATAACAGAAGAACTCGCCGCCGAATTAGGGCCTCAACTTCAAACTCGTTCTCCTCACTTAGATCATTTGGCTCAAATAATGCAAATGCATGCACTAGTGGAAATTTGGTGAGTCGAATGAGGACAAACTCTTTATTGAATGACGATCTggatgacgatgatgaattgGACCTCACATTCATGGCACAACAGGAGCAGGAGCATTCAAATAGAGCCGACGCTACCGTCCAGTATCAAGGTCAAACACAAGATCATGCTCTAAATTCAGGGATACCTCCACATCCCGTGATTCTCGAAGAAGACGAAGTACTGAGTCTATTGAATGACCAAATCCTATCTTTGGAACCAGCGCAAAACGTTGTATCTATAACTTCAGGTGTTTCCTCACATACCCTTTCTTCAACCTCCGTCTTTTCCGCTGCTCAAGTTGAAAGATCATCTACACGGATCACCGAATTTACAGATGCAACAACATTGTCACCTATTTCGTCAAGAAACGAAAGCATAAATATCGACACCGACAATGATGTCAATTACGAAAATACAAAACTCCCCATTGAAACTGATAGCAATGCAGAGTATAGAGAACTTGTGTTTGCTGTTAGGTGTATCAAATCTTGTAAGAATAAAAGCAAAGCTTGGCTGTGA
- a CDS encoding uncharacterized protein (PKUD0A10490; similar to Saccharomyces cerevisiae YHR083W (SAM35); ancestral locus Anc_5.378), whose amino-acid sequence MLTALKDFYNASPVIVHQGETLSEVYPERQFKLADQFVSEKASATFSLGVYNVHPYKDSDSLITVDPLSLLALLSVLKREKGKLPRFLPMESSGSVSNAANKRFSSIVVLSANASTDNQLPLLVEDTRDTINKKILRKVYHTALINSLNSSHLNDADKLLHDYLNKSLFDLYNLSIISLDDKTLLNYYSLLRYNFVDKLQSFKPLVTILAAGVRALLLKRNNFHLRNPNIVTYLSATWSSSAAELAFHSECAKIKLNAKEVLKLIGETLDSQDYWLESSQTPSIIDYQIASYIYCMHHFADKVPDFKSVLNANAHLIPYSEKIISAFL is encoded by the coding sequence ATGTTGACGGCCTTAAAGGACTTCTACAATGCGTCGCCGGTGATTGTCCACCAGGGGGAGACTCTCTCGGAGGTTTATCCAGAGAGACAGTTTAAACTTGCCGACCAGTTTGTCTCAGAGAAGGCCTCGGCAACCTTCAGTCTGGGCGTTTACAACGTCCACCCTTACAAAGACTCGGACTCCCTAATCACGGTGGACCCTCTCTCCCTGTTGGCTCTATTGTCAGTCttgaaaagagagaaaggaAAACTTCCCCGCTTTTTGCCCATGGAAAGCTCCGGGTCAGTTTCCAATGCTGCCAATAAGAGGTTCTCCTCTATCGTGGTACTCTCTGCAAATGCGTCCACAGATAACCAGCTACCCTTACTTGTAGAGGATACGAGGGACACCATCAACAAGAAGATCTTGAGGAAAGTTTACCATACCGCTCTCATAAATTCGTTGAACTCCTCTCATTTGAACGATGCGGACAAATTGTTACATGACTATCTGAACAAATCGCTCTTTGATCTGTACAACTTGTCCATAATTAGTCTCGACGACAAAACACTTCTGAACTACTACTCCCTACTGAGGTACAACTTTGTGGATAAATTACAGTCCTTCAAACCTTTGGTCACGATATTGGCAGCAGGTGTTAGGGCTCTTTTGCTGAAACGCAATAACTTCCACTTGAGAAATCCAAATATTGTCACATACTTATCTGCAACTTGGTCCTCCTCTGCTGCTGAACTAGCATTTCACTCAGAATGCGCCAAAATTAAACTTAATGCAAAAGAAGTATTGAAATTAATCGGTGAAACCTTAGATTCCCAGGACTATTGGCTAGAATCTTCACAGACTCCGTCAATTATTGACTACCAAATAGCAAGTTACATCTACTGCATGCACCACTTTGCTGATAAAGTACCGGACTTCAAGTCCGTTCTTAACGCTAATGCCCACCTCATCCCCTATTcggaaaaaataatatccGCCTTTCTATAG